The region ACGACGCACGAGGCCCGCGAAGCCAGCGTCCGATCCGCCGTCGAGGTGTTGAGCGGGCTCGCATCGATCAAGGAACCGCCGGCCGTGCTTCGGATCGTCGACATGCCCAAGGAGCCGGGCGACCACGCGTGATGAGCCTGCGGCAACGCCTCAACCTCGTCGACGGCGAACACGCGTGGCGGCTGTCGTTCTGGGAGCAGTCGGAAGGCAAGCTCACCCGCCAAGTCGCCCCTCCGCCCGCCGAATCGCTATCGGACGCGGCCAAGCCGCTGCTTTTGGAAGTCGTGGCGATTCCCGGCGAGTCGGGTTGTCTCGCCGTGATCCATCGCTCCGGATGGCCCTTCGACCTTGATTTACCGGCGACGGTTCAGGCTGACGATTCGGTCGACGCGACGCGTCCCGGCGGCGCCGGGGACGAGGTGATGCGGGCGTTCCTGAATGCGGTCCGGGAGGAAGTTGGACTGGTTGGTGTCCTGCAGCCGCTTGATCCCGAAGACACTTGATTCGATTGAGCCGCCCGCGTCAGCGGGCGCTTGCGGACAAACGACAGCGCCCGCTCACGCGGGCGGCTAACTCGCAGCGATCTGTGATTTGAGTTGCGGTTTTCGATTAAGTCGCGTGGTTCGAACGACGATGTGTTGTTCGCATCGGTCTTCTCGCGTGAGACATCTGCCGTACGCCTGACCATTGACAGCACCGACTATGTCCGACACCGCCGAAGCTCCTTTCGATCCGCGTCTCATCGTCCCGTTCGTGAACAGCGTTCGGCAAGTGATGAAGACGATGGTCAACCTGGAGACGACGGTCGAGCGGCCCAAGATCAAGAGCGATCCCGTGTCGTCGTTCGACGTCTCAGCGATCGTGAACTTCAGCGGCGATGTCGTCGGCAGCGTCGTGCTCAGCTTCGAGCAGGATGCCGCGGTGAAAATCGTCGAGAAGTTTGCCGGAACAGCCATGGATCCGCAGTCGGCGGACTTCGCCGACGCGATCGGTGAGCTCGGGAACATGGTCGCCGGTGCGGCCAAGAAAGGGCTCGGCTACGACGCGTCGATCGGCATCCCGAGCGTGATCGTCGGCCAAGGCCATCACGTGGCGCGGCTCAAGGACGTGCCCTGCCTGGTCGTGCCCTGCACGAGTGAAGCCGGCTCGTTCGCTGTCGAAGTCAGCATTCGCCGCGCTGACGCCGCTGTTCGCCAGGCCGCTTGAAACATCCCGACTCTCGACTTTCCCTTCCTGACTCTGACCATCAGCCCAATGAAGATTCTGCTCGTCGACGACTCCAACACCATGCGGAACATCCAGAAGAAGGTTCTGGCCGACCTCTGCACCGACTTTGGCGAAGCTGCCGACGGCGTGGAGGCAATGAAGCTCATTCAGGCGGGTCAGAAGTTCGACCTCATCCTGGTCGACTGGAACATGCCCAACATGGACGGCCACACGCTGGTTACCAAGATTCGCGAGACCGACAAGACCACGCC is a window of Planctomycetota bacterium DNA encoding:
- a CDS encoding chemotaxis protein CheX, with protein sequence MSDTAEAPFDPRLIVPFVNSVRQVMKTMVNLETTVERPKIKSDPVSSFDVSAIVNFSGDVVGSVVLSFEQDAAVKIVEKFAGTAMDPQSADFADAIGELGNMVAGAAKKGLGYDASIGIPSVIVGQGHHVARLKDVPCLVVPCTSEAGSFAVEVSIRRADAAVRQAA
- a CDS encoding response regulator, with the protein product MKILLVDDSNTMRNIQKKVLADLCTDFGEAADGVEAMKLIQAGQKFDLILVDWNMPNMDGHTLVTKIRETDKTTPLVMCTTEAEKTRVVEALKAGVNNYVIKPFTPDGLTDKIQATLKKAA